GCTGGGAGGTGACAGCATGGTCGGAATTCTGGTGCAGGAGGTTATGACAGACAAGTTTCAAAAGATAGACATCGACGCCCCGCTTTCTGAGGCGATCGGGATTTTTGAGAAGGAAGACCCCGACCTGATTCTGGTCTTCGACGGGAACCTGTACAAGGGGGTCCTGACTCAGGATCTCATTATACGCTCCCACCTCAAGTGGGACCCGACCAAGGCAAAGGTTAGGGATGTTTACAAGCCCGCACCGGTAATAAAACCGGATGAAGACCTTAGCAAGGCAGCAAAACTCATGATGGAAGTCGACCTTCGCTCCCTCCCCGTTGGGGAGAGCAAGGCTGAAATCATTGGGGTAATAAGCGACATAGAACTCCTTAGGAAAGTGTCTGAAGGTGACTTTGGAAGGAGGAGAATAGATGAGTTTATGACGAAGGACGTCATCACCCTGAAGCCAGATGATACGGTGGCCAAGGCCTTCGCCACAATGCGCGACCACGCCATCTCGAGGATACCTATAGTGAACGAGGAGGGTAAGCTTGAGGGGTTGGTGACGCTCCATGATCTTATAATAAGGTTCATCAAGCCGCGCTTCAAGTCTCAGTACGGAGAGGTGGCAGGGGAGAAGATACCGCCCTTCAGCATGCCCCTCCGCGACGTGATGATACGGGGGGTTATAACGATATCCCCTGACGCTAGGGTTAGGGAAGCCGTGGCAACGATGCTGGACAACGACATTGACGGCCTCGTGGTGACGAATGAGGACAACAAGGTTGTGGGAATTCTCACGGTGAAGGACCTGCTTCTGCCGATATCGAGAATGGTGGAGAAGGAGGCCCGCTTCTACCTCCAGCTCGGTGGCGACGCCGAGATACTCAGCGACTTCACCAGGGAGAGAATAATAGAGGACATCAAGCGCTTCGTTGACGGCTACGAAGAACTGCTTGGTCAGGAGGGCATAATCTACCTCTACATAAGGCGCTTCAACGAGAAGTTCCGCGGTGTTCACCTCTACCAGGCTAGGATGAGGGTCGTTACGGACAGAGGAGTCTTCGTGGCGACCGGGGAAACGTGGGGTGCCATACAGGCGGTGCACGACGCACTGAGGGCCATAGAGAGGCAGCTCCTCCAGAAGGCTGAACTTGAAAAAGATACAAAATATTCGAGGCGTTTTCTTGAAAAGCTGGGCTTAGTCTGACTTCTACTCTATCTTTTTGAACTCCTTTTCCAGTAGTTTGAGCTCTTTTGTCGAGAGGGCATCGTAGTCAATCACAAGTATTATGGTCCCTCCTACGGAAATTATCCTGTCCTTCAAAGAGAGGATGAACTTCAGGGCGTTTTCGAAGCCGTTTTCCACCATCAGATATTCAAAAGTGTCCATATACACAGTGACGTAACCCCTTTCAATGGCCTTCGCTAGGAGGTCCGTCAGGATGCCCATTTTGGTTGGGGAGACTGCGTAAATTACAGGTTTGTCGTTTAGTTTGCCCTCACTCACTCGGGTTACCCAGAACACTATAGA
This sequence is a window from Thermococcus sp.. Protein-coding genes within it:
- a CDS encoding CBS domain-containing protein, with protein sequence MVGILVQEVMTDKFQKIDIDAPLSEAIGIFEKEDPDLILVFDGNLYKGVLTQDLIIRSHLKWDPTKAKVRDVYKPAPVIKPDEDLSKAAKLMMEVDLRSLPVGESKAEIIGVISDIELLRKVSEGDFGRRRIDEFMTKDVITLKPDDTVAKAFATMRDHAISRIPIVNEEGKLEGLVTLHDLIIRFIKPRFKSQYGEVAGEKIPPFSMPLRDVMIRGVITISPDARVREAVATMLDNDIDGLVVTNEDNKVVGILTVKDLLLPISRMVEKEARFYLQLGGDAEILSDFTRERIIEDIKRFVDGYEELLGQEGIIYLYIRRFNEKFRGVHLYQARMRVVTDRGVFVATGETWGAIQAVHDALRAIERQLLQKAELEKDTKYSRRFLEKLGLV